Part of the Bacillota bacterium genome is shown below.
GAAGGTATCATCACCGGCAAACACATCGGTGTACTCAATGCCAGCCTGCTCACCGGAATGTTAGAAAAGGCCAAAGGAGAGTAGGCCGATGGGCAGCGAAATCGGAAGCAGCATTTAACCATGCTTAGGATCTGGTTTGCTCTGCGAACCTATCCCCACGAATTGGAGAAATCTGGGAAGGAAAGAACACCAACGATGGGTAAGTCTGTGGGGAATTAGTGCACAGGCTGAACTGGGATGGGAGCTGCGAGCCTCTGTATGAGTTGATACCGAAATCGCTGAGGAAGATGGATATGAAAGGACAATTTACCCTGAGTAACTTAGTCATTGCCAAGCCTACCAGGAAAGATATAGAATCAGCATACGATGTGTTTGCAACAACGATTACCGATGCCTTTGAAAAAGAGGACATAGGACATTTGAAAGAGGATATTTCAAAGGAGATTCAGCACAAAAAGAAGCTGATGGCTTATGCAGTGGCCAATCCAGACTCCGAGGTTCACTTTCTTGTTGCGAAAATTGACAACAGGGTGATAGGAACGATTTCCTTTGGGCCCTGTGGAAGCGATATTAAGAAATGTACAAACAACGAGCTTGATGCAATAGGTGAGCTAGGCAGTCTCTGTGTACTGCCTGACTTTCAAGGCAAAGGTGTAGGTTCAGCCTTGATTCATGCTATGATAAAGTATCTTGCTGAGTTAGGGGTCCGATACTTCTGTTTGGATAGCGGCTATCAGCAGGCACAAAGGAAGTGGCTCAGGAAATTCGGCGAGCCCTATAGGATTGCGAAGGACTATTGGGGAAAGGGTCTAGACCACATGGTATGGCTGTGCAGAGTTGTCGATCATGTCAAGTAACACCATTAGCTCATTATGATGGTATAGGTTCTAATTGCCCCGATGCCCATATCGGTTGTGGGACCCATCGGGGTTTTTGTCTAGTCGCCTTCGGGATTACTTATAGCAATTGATGCCCAATAGGGCTGTCGATAGTCTCTCTTGAGAGGAGCAAGGAGATGCACCACAGCACTCGACCCCCAGCGATAGTTATCTCAGCAACCCACAGTGGAGCAGGCAAGACCACAGTGACCAGAGCGTTGCTGGTTGCTCTCAAAGCCAGAGGGTTGTCGGTTCAGCCCTTCAAAATTGGACCGGATTTTATTGACCCTATGTATCATGCGGCCATTGTCGGCAGACCATCAATCAATCTGGATCTGTGGATGATGGGTGAAAGGGGAATCCGTGAGACTTTTTCTCGGTGGAGTCAAGATGCCGACGTGGCGGTTATCGAGGGAATGGGTGCGTTGTTCGATGGTGCCAAGGGCACAGGCGAGGGCAGCGCGGCACACATTGCTAGGATTCTCGGCGTCCCGGTGGTTGTGGTCATCGATGTCTACGGAATGACCCGGACCACGGCAGCGATTATGGACGGATTGGATTCCTTTGATCCTGATGTGAAGGTTGCCGGATTCATTCTCAATCGCTGCGGCCGCTTGGGAAGCACAGTTCACGCCGACCTGATTAGGGATGCCGTCGGTGCAAAGCGTTGGGACCGGGTGCTGTCAATTGTCAGCTGCGATCCAGCCCTTGAAGTTGCCGAGGGCCATCTAGGGCTTGCTGCGCCAAACGAGGACTCCTTGGGTGGCGATAACAGCAGCTTAGGTCTTGTCGCAAAACAAATTGATGTGGATAGGGTCTTCGGATTACCTTTAAGGGCCCAGGCAGGCTTGAAGGTGCAAAAGGGATATCGGTCATCCTGCTCTCAAAGTGTGCCTTTGGCTGTCGCCCGTGACGATGCCTTCTGCTTCTATTACGAGGAAAACCTGGCGGCGTTGAAGGCGGCGGGATTTGAAATCGTGGAGTTCTTCCCGGTTGCCGGAGATACGCTGCCACCTGATACCCATGCTGTGTACTTTGGAGGCGGGTATCCAGAGAGATTTGCCCGGGAACTGGCAGGCAACATGGATTTAGCTGCACAACTGCGGCGAGCTGCCCAACTGGGAATGCCAATTTTCGGTGAGTGTGGGGGGTTGATATATCTAGGGCGTTCACTGAGGGGATTTGACGGCAGAACCTACCCAATGAGTGGTGTCTTGCCCGTTGATTTTTTTCTGGACCCGGCCTATCTGCAGATCCGTTACATCGAGCTGACGACATGTCGTGATTCGTTGCTTGGTCGCGCGGGAACTGTTCTTCGGGGGCAGGAGTTTCACCAGTTTCGGGTAGCCCGTTCGGAACTGGCTCCAGATTTCTATACCGCCAAAACCAGCGATGGGCGGGAGTTTGTTGACGGCTATCAGCGGCAGAACGTCGTGGCCAG
Proteins encoded:
- a CDS encoding GNAT family N-acetyltransferase, with the protein product MKGQFTLSNLVIAKPTRKDIESAYDVFATTITDAFEKEDIGHLKEDISKEIQHKKKLMAYAVANPDSEVHFLVAKIDNRVIGTISFGPCGSDIKKCTNNELDAIGELGSLCVLPDFQGKGVGSALIHAMIKYLAELGVRYFCLDSGYQQAQRKWLRKFGEPYRIAKDYWGKGLDHMVWLCRVVDHVK
- a CDS encoding cobyrinate a,c-diamide synthase, producing MHHSTRPPAIVISATHSGAGKTTVTRALLVALKARGLSVQPFKIGPDFIDPMYHAAIVGRPSINLDLWMMGERGIRETFSRWSQDADVAVIEGMGALFDGAKGTGEGSAAHIARILGVPVVVVIDVYGMTRTTAAIMDGLDSFDPDVKVAGFILNRCGRLGSTVHADLIRDAVGAKRWDRVLSIVSCDPALEVAEGHLGLAAPNEDSLGGDNSSLGLVAKQIDVDRVFGLPLRAQAGLKVQKGYRSSCSQSVPLAVARDDAFCFYYEENLAALKAAGFEIVEFFPVAGDTLPPDTHAVYFGGGYPERFARELAGNMDLAAQLRRAAQLGMPIFGECGGLIYLGRSLRGFDGRTYPMSGVLPVDFFLDPAYLQIRYIELTTCRDSLLGRAGTVLRGQEFHQFRVARSELAPDFYTAKTSDGREFVDGYQRQNVVASSAYIYLNSSPAAADSFYQAAVSWHRRRSLT